A window of Lentibacillus sp. Marseille-P4043 contains these coding sequences:
- the resB gene encoding cytochrome c biogenesis protein ResB, translated as MNEIKCECGHVNPEGTVLCEACGKPIEKNQHIDGNDKRKLLNMRYDGSARRSQTYNKSFVDKIWSFFSSVKVGVWLIVIALVASAIGTIFPQEEYIPAEAVSRDPAVYYESTFGLFGKIYYQLGFYHLYSSWWYMILIALIGISLVICSIDRFVPLYKALKRQKAKRHETFLNRQRLYSETEEVTTEEKEKIKNALKQQRYKVREENGHILAEKGRFSRWGPYVNHIGLIIILLAAILRMTPLLYLDDYVWVREGQQTVIPSTDGEYYIKNNDFILETYDENDSEGRFKEAIDQEGMVAKNYQTNAVIYKKKETSVAGADPELEKVTDGEIRMNQPLKFDGYTLYQAGYQLNEFSSMSFNIESLVEFKNLQFNLNKITDDDKTGDTLDSFTIDLNSPKNEYELDNGFRVVVNQFYPDYYLDNGEPKSDSDVPRNPAFVFFVYPPDSDDPEVSFVGLGRNIDATGENQYQLAIDDFELRNEDALDDNNNGLGTFTIDLDSPKPEYKLDNGTRVVVEQYYPEYYSDNGEPRSKSKYPRNPAFELSIYAPGSDQAETSFVGVGENNPMTKGNQYKLGLADYELRDVSGITVRKDYTLPFFILGAIIFMIGVIQGMYWHHRRIWIHPKDNGLLVAAHTNKNWFGIKKDIEKVIEGTNVNMVVDQQELED; from the coding sequence ATTAACGAAATTAAATGTGAATGTGGCCACGTTAATCCAGAGGGTACCGTTTTATGTGAGGCTTGTGGGAAACCGATTGAAAAAAACCAGCACATTGACGGGAATGATAAACGCAAATTATTAAACATGCGTTATGATGGCAGTGCCCGTAGATCACAAACCTATAACAAGTCATTTGTCGACAAAATATGGAGTTTTTTCTCGTCTGTCAAGGTTGGGGTCTGGCTGATTGTCATAGCATTGGTTGCCTCAGCAATCGGAACTATTTTCCCACAAGAAGAATACATACCAGCTGAAGCAGTTTCGCGTGACCCTGCTGTCTATTATGAGTCAACTTTCGGCTTGTTTGGGAAAATCTATTACCAGCTTGGGTTTTACCATTTATACAGTTCATGGTGGTACATGATATTAATCGCACTTATCGGTATTTCATTAGTTATTTGCAGTATTGATCGCTTTGTTCCATTGTACAAGGCATTAAAACGACAAAAAGCAAAACGCCATGAAACATTTTTGAACAGACAACGACTTTATAGTGAAACAGAAGAAGTAACAACAGAAGAAAAAGAAAAGATCAAGAATGCCCTGAAGCAACAACGCTATAAAGTTCGCGAAGAAAATGGACATATTTTAGCGGAAAAAGGGCGATTTTCTCGGTGGGGTCCTTATGTCAATCATATCGGCTTAATTATCATTTTGCTAGCAGCAATTTTGAGAATGACCCCACTATTATACCTAGATGATTATGTTTGGGTACGTGAGGGGCAACAAACAGTCATTCCATCAACGGATGGGGAATATTACATTAAAAATAACGACTTTATTTTAGAAACATACGACGAAAACGATTCAGAAGGCCGATTTAAAGAAGCGATCGATCAAGAAGGCATGGTCGCTAAAAACTATCAAACGAATGCAGTTATCTATAAAAAGAAGGAAACATCTGTTGCGGGCGCAGATCCCGAACTAGAAAAAGTTACAGATGGCGAAATTCGTATGAATCAGCCACTTAAATTTGATGGCTACACATTATATCAAGCAGGCTACCAATTAAATGAGTTTTCCAGTATGTCATTTAATATCGAATCATTAGTGGAATTTAAAAATTTACAGTTTAACCTAAATAAAATAACCGATGATGATAAAACGGGGGATACGCTTGATTCATTTACAATCGACTTAAACTCTCCTAAAAATGAATACGAGCTTGATAACGGATTTCGTGTTGTTGTAAATCAATTTTATCCCGATTATTACTTGGATAATGGTGAACCAAAATCGGATTCGGATGTTCCACGTAATCCAGCATTTGTCTTTTTCGTTTATCCACCAGACAGTGACGACCCTGAGGTAAGTTTTGTTGGGTTAGGTAGAAATATTGACGCAACTGGGGAAAATCAATACCAACTCGCGATTGATGACTTCGAATTGCGCAATGAAGACGCACTTGATGACAATAACAATGGTCTAGGAACATTTACCATCGACTTAGATTCACCAAAACCAGAATACAAATTGGATAACGGTACCCGTGTTGTGGTGGAACAATACTATCCAGAATATTATTCGGATAATGGTGAACCAAGATCAAAATCGAAATATCCTAGAAATCCAGCTTTTGAGTTATCGATCTATGCTCCTGGAAGTGATCAGGCTGAAACGAGTTTCGTTGGGGTAGGAGAAAATAATCCGATGACAAAAGGAAATCAGTATAAGCTCGGATTAGCAGACTATGAGCTTCGTGATGTTAGTGGGATAACCGTACGAAAAGACTATACACTTCCATTCTTTATTTTAGGTGCGATTATCTTCATGATTGGGGTTATCCAAGGCATGTACTGGCATCATCGACGGATTTGGATCCATCCAAAAGATAACGGATTACTTGTTGCTGCACATACGAATAAAAACTGGTTTGGAATCAAGAAGGATATTGAAAAAGTAATTGAAGGTACAAACGTTAACATGGTAGTGGATCAGCAAGAACTGGAAGATTAA
- the ccsB gene encoding c-type cytochrome biogenesis protein CcsB: MDYLSISETTLYIAFFLYLIATAFFGATIRQKNVKNKKGVAGKIGITITIIGFLSQLVYFVTRWIASGHAPVSNMFEFMTFFGMGLVFAFIIIYFIYRLSILGLFALPIALIVIAFASMFPTEISPLVPSLQSHWLYIHVTTVSLAEAILSISFVAGLIFLIRQIDQSVRSSRTTWLEIILFALFIFVGFSVITVIFNTMDYHAQFQYGPEDEQMTTDYHMPAIAAPNDSTLISEGVMEPWFETPSWMHGADAGRKLNTVIWSVFTGLIIYVLVRLIVRKRIGAAIQPLLRKAKPDLLDEISYRAVAIGFPVFTLGGLIFAAIWAQIAWDRFWGWDPKEVWALVTWFFYAAFLHLRLSRGWHGEKSAWLAVGGFAIIMFNLIAVNLILAGLHSYA, translated from the coding sequence ATGGATTATCTTAGTATTAGTGAAACGACCCTATATATCGCATTTTTTCTATATTTGATCGCCACCGCTTTCTTCGGGGCGACAATCAGGCAAAAAAACGTTAAAAATAAAAAAGGTGTTGCCGGAAAAATCGGTATAACCATAACAATCATTGGTTTTCTTTCACAGCTTGTTTATTTTGTTACAAGATGGATAGCGAGCGGACATGCACCAGTTAGTAACATGTTTGAATTTATGACTTTCTTTGGTATGGGCTTGGTATTTGCGTTTATTATCATTTACTTTATTTACCGCTTAAGTATTTTAGGTTTATTCGCATTGCCAATTGCTTTAATTGTTATTGCTTTTGCAAGTATGTTTCCAACTGAAATTTCGCCATTAGTGCCTTCACTGCAAAGTCATTGGTTATACATTCATGTAACGACAGTGTCACTTGCCGAAGCAATCCTATCGATTAGCTTTGTGGCCGGATTAATCTTTTTAATTCGCCAAATCGACCAATCTGTACGAAGCAGTCGAACAACTTGGCTGGAAATTATTTTATTCGCGTTGTTCATATTTGTTGGGTTCAGTGTCATAACGGTTATTTTCAATACAATGGACTATCATGCTCAATTCCAATACGGACCAGAAGATGAGCAGATGACAACGGACTATCACATGCCAGCAATCGCTGCACCGAATGATAGCACATTGATTTCTGAGGGAGTCATGGAACCTTGGTTTGAAACACCATCATGGATGCATGGGGCCGATGCAGGACGTAAGCTTAATACCGTTATTTGGTCTGTCTTTACGGGACTAATTATTTATGTTCTTGTCCGGTTAATTGTTAGAAAAAGGATTGGTGCTGCAATTCAACCATTGCTTAGAAAAGCGAAGCCAGATTTATTGGATGAAATTTCATATCGTGCTGTTGCAATTGGTTTTCCAGTTTTCACCCTTGGCGGTTTAATATTCGCAGCTATCTGGGCACAAATAGCCTGGGACCGTTTCTGGGGCTGGGATCCAAAAGAAGTATGGGCACTTGTAACATGGTTCTTTTATGCAGCATTCTTACATTTACGCCTTTCTAGAGGATGGCATGGGGAAAAATCAGCCTGGTTAGCTGTTGGCGGATTTGCCATCATCATGTTTAACCTTATTGCTGTTAACCTAATCCTAGCAGGGTTGCACTCGTACGCCTAG
- a CDS encoding response regulator transcription factor has translation MDANAKILVVDDEDRIRRLIRMYLEREDFIVEEASNGNDALQLALENDYAVILLDLMMPEMDGIEVCQKLRKEKDTPVIMLTAKGEEANRVQGFEVGTDDYIVKPFSPREVVLRVKALLRRTSTTVKEVEEPVEQKNMIMFPHLTIDYDAHQVTADGGDVSLTPKEYELLCFLAKAPNKVFNREQLLKEVWQYEFFGDLRTVDTHVKRLREKLNHVSKEASKMIVTVWGVGYKFEVDDV, from the coding sequence ATGGATGCTAATGCGAAAATTTTGGTTGTTGATGATGAAGATCGAATTAGACGGTTAATCCGGATGTATCTTGAACGTGAAGACTTCATTGTCGAGGAAGCAAGCAATGGCAATGACGCATTACAGTTAGCATTGGAGAATGATTATGCTGTCATTTTACTAGATCTCATGATGCCAGAGATGGATGGAATAGAAGTTTGTCAGAAATTAAGAAAAGAAAAAGATACCCCTGTTATTATGTTAACTGCAAAAGGGGAAGAAGCTAATCGTGTCCAAGGATTTGAAGTCGGTACAGATGACTATATTGTCAAACCTTTTAGTCCAAGAGAAGTCGTATTACGTGTGAAAGCCCTGTTACGTCGTACGTCTACTACTGTAAAAGAAGTAGAAGAGCCAGTAGAGCAAAAAAACATGATTATGTTCCCACATCTAACGATTGATTATGATGCCCATCAGGTTACCGCTGATGGAGGGGACGTAAGTTTAACACCGAAAGAATACGAGTTATTATGTTTTCTAGCAAAGGCTCCCAATAAAGTGTTTAATCGGGAACAACTTTTAAAAGAGGTATGGCAATACGAATTTTTTGGTGATTTGCGAACCGTTGACACCCATGTGAAACGATTACGGGAAAAATTAAACCATGTATCCAAAGAAGCCTCTAAGATGATTGTAACGGTTTGGGGCGTAGGATATAAATTCGAGGTTGATGATGTATAA